In Halobaculum magnesiiphilum, the following proteins share a genomic window:
- a CDS encoding PH domain-containing protein: protein MESPSTEDTLPDGFDWLSLDPEEEVVWTGKPHSMSLVPALVVGVPLSLVLVGIPIVVSAYLSRENTEYVITTEALYKKRGVVSRDVKRVGFEKVQDTSYSQDFFGTQFGYGSVDISTAGGSGVELSFDSVAEPKRIQELVNERIRARDRRGDAGDGETKADVLDDILGELRAIRAAVEDDGAAADAAGDDVDADNRDGEDGPVGGDGEGPDADASSTAGDDDR from the coding sequence ATGGAATCTCCCTCCACCGAGGACACGCTTCCTGACGGCTTCGACTGGCTCTCGCTCGACCCCGAGGAGGAGGTCGTCTGGACGGGCAAGCCGCACTCGATGAGCCTCGTCCCCGCGCTCGTCGTCGGCGTGCCCCTGTCGCTGGTGCTCGTCGGCATTCCGATCGTCGTCTCGGCGTACCTCTCGCGGGAGAACACGGAGTACGTGATCACCACCGAGGCGCTGTACAAGAAGCGCGGCGTCGTCTCCCGGGACGTGAAGCGGGTCGGCTTCGAGAAGGTGCAGGACACCTCCTACTCGCAGGACTTCTTCGGCACGCAGTTCGGCTACGGAAGCGTCGACATCTCCACGGCCGGCGGCTCGGGCGTCGAGCTCAGCTTCGACAGCGTCGCCGAGCCCAAGCGGATCCAGGAGCTGGTGAACGAGCGCATCCGCGCCCGCGACCGCCGCGGCGACGCCGGCGACGGGGAGACGAAAGCCGACGTGCTCGACGACATCCTCGGCGAACTGCGCGCGATCCGCGCGGCCGTCGAGGACGACGGCGCCGCCGCTGACGCCGCCGGGGACGACGTCGACGCCGACAACCGCGACGGCGAGGACGGCCCTGTCGGCGGCGATGGCGAGGGCCCCGACGCCGACGCGTCGTCGACAGCCGGCGACGACGACCGATGA
- a CDS encoding PH domain-containing protein: MTADAEPDGVVTDWAVPASVTVDDDEVVRWTGRPRLSAAAPAGLVGLLVAGGGMAVAVGPAATSRFGLAIAALAVLVGLAIPGVAVLSLVNTRYVLTDRAASVKTGIVGRRVARARLSMAENTAYEQSVTGSLFGYGTVKLETAGGDLAFRRVDDPQAVRSLVDEHTRSGRKGETESIPGSIDSWRAVREEVGRLRAALDR; this comes from the coding sequence ATGACCGCCGACGCGGAACCAGACGGTGTCGTCACCGACTGGGCCGTTCCGGCGTCGGTCACCGTCGACGACGACGAGGTCGTGCGCTGGACCGGGCGGCCGCGGCTCTCGGCTGCGGCTCCGGCCGGCCTCGTCGGGCTGCTCGTCGCCGGTGGCGGAATGGCGGTCGCCGTCGGGCCGGCGGCGACGAGCCGCTTCGGGCTCGCGATCGCGGCGCTCGCCGTCCTCGTCGGCCTCGCGATCCCCGGGGTCGCGGTGCTGTCGCTCGTGAACACCCGGTACGTCCTCACCGACCGCGCGGCGTCGGTGAAGACCGGGATCGTCGGCCGGCGCGTCGCCCGTGCGCGGCTCTCGATGGCCGAGAACACCGCGTACGAGCAGTCCGTCACCGGATCGCTGTTCGGCTACGGGACGGTGAAGCTGGAGACGGCCGGCGGCGACCTCGCCTTCCGCCGCGTCGACGACCCGCAGGCGGTGCGGTCGCTCGTCGACGAGCACACGCGATCCGGGCGGAAAGGCGAGACGGAGTCGATCCCGGGTTCGATCGACTCGTGGCGGGCCGTCCGCGAGGAGGTCGGACGGCTCCGCGCGGCGCTCGATCGGTGA
- a CDS encoding MaoC family dehydratase, producing the protein MAGKYYEEFEVGETIVHEKRRTVSERDNQVFCDMTMNQQPLHLDAEFAAETQFGERLVNGIYTMALATGLSIPDTTDGTIVANLSYDDVEHPNPVFHGDTVRAESTVLDKRETSDGERGVVTMRVDAYKLDPDADDGETLVCTFERTVLSLKREHAE; encoded by the coding sequence ATGGCCGGCAAGTATTACGAGGAGTTCGAGGTCGGCGAGACGATCGTCCACGAGAAGCGCCGCACCGTCTCCGAGCGGGACAACCAGGTCTTCTGCGACATGACGATGAACCAGCAGCCGCTCCACCTCGATGCCGAGTTCGCGGCCGAGACGCAGTTCGGCGAGCGCCTGGTCAACGGCATCTACACGATGGCGCTGGCGACCGGACTCTCCATCCCTGACACCACCGACGGCACCATCGTCGCGAACCTCTCGTACGACGACGTGGAGCACCCGAACCCGGTGTTTCACGGCGACACGGTCCGCGCGGAGTCGACGGTGCTCGACAAGCGCGAGACCAGCGACGGCGAGCGCGGCGTCGTGACGATGCGCGTCGACGCGTACAAGCTTGATCCGGACGCAGACGACGGCGAGACGCTCGTGTGCACGTTCGAGCGGACCGTGCTGTCGCTGAAGCGCGAGCACGCCGAGTAG
- a CDS encoding HpcH/HpaI aldolase/citrate lyase family protein: MPRRSVMFSPGDRPELMRKAPATGADTIVFDLEDAVAPGRKAEARAAVRDVLSDPDFDPDAEVCVRVTGTETYRDLEVLTDDGDAAFDAVMLPKAESGDAVEHLGDQLREHGRRVPVIALIETARGVLRAEAIADAKPTDAVAFGAEDLSADLGATRTDEGTEVLYAREKTVTAAAAAGVDAIDTVYTDFGDEAGLAEETRFAATLGYDGKMAIHPSQVPVINDAFTPDDEEIAWARRVLAAREEAAADDRGVFEVDGEMIDAPLVAQAERVREYARLADEWETEEEEEGEERQ, translated from the coding sequence ATGCCACGACGCAGCGTCATGTTCTCGCCGGGCGACCGCCCCGAGCTGATGCGGAAGGCGCCCGCGACGGGGGCGGACACGATCGTCTTCGACCTGGAGGACGCGGTCGCGCCGGGCCGCAAGGCGGAGGCGCGGGCGGCCGTCCGCGACGTGCTCTCCGACCCCGACTTCGACCCGGACGCCGAGGTGTGCGTCCGCGTCACCGGCACCGAGACGTACCGCGATCTGGAGGTCCTCACGGACGACGGTGACGCCGCCTTCGACGCGGTGATGCTCCCGAAAGCGGAGTCGGGAGACGCGGTCGAGCATCTCGGCGACCAACTCCGCGAGCACGGCCGTCGGGTTCCCGTGATCGCGCTGATCGAGACCGCCCGCGGCGTCCTCCGCGCCGAGGCGATCGCGGACGCGAAGCCGACCGACGCGGTCGCCTTCGGCGCCGAGGACCTCTCGGCGGACCTGGGCGCGACGCGGACCGACGAGGGCACGGAGGTGCTGTACGCCCGCGAGAAGACAGTCACGGCCGCTGCGGCCGCCGGCGTCGACGCGATCGACACCGTCTACACCGACTTCGGCGACGAGGCGGGACTCGCCGAGGAGACTCGCTTCGCGGCGACGCTCGGCTACGACGGCAAGATGGCGATCCACCCCTCGCAGGTGCCGGTTATCAACGACGCGTTCACCCCCGACGACGAGGAGATCGCGTGGGCCCGGCGCGTGCTCGCCGCCCGCGAGGAGGCGGCCGCCGACGATCGCGGCGTCTTCGAGGTCGACGGCGAGATGATCGACGCGCCGCTCGTCGCGCAGGCCGAGCGGGTCCGCGAGTACGCGAGGCTGGCGGACGAGTGGGAGACTGAGGAGGAGGAGGAGGGAGAGGAGAGACAGTAA
- a CDS encoding malectin domain-containing carbohydrate-binding protein, whose protein sequence is MGRKQVFAVLFAVLTATSMAVGTVAVSGGAAAAAPGDVVYRVNAGGSTVAAADGGPDWAASDGTYVSGGNTYSQDVSVSTDASVPGSTPTSVFTSEVYGNQEWTFSENIQSGQQYEVRLYFAEIFHGVDGDAGGEGDRVFDVSVEGETVLDGYDIYADVGAATGTMQSFTVTPEDGEIDVDLATEVDNAKISAIEIVEAEPQPDTLGGPSDADFGSVVVDDSATETVTVTNLGADGDGDITITDASVTGTDAGEFSVGTPSQTTLAPGESADVPVTFSPSSVDPKSATLEVTHDGSNSPLTVDLAGEATSATEPSFDKSTLEGFSAGNPTAIEIGPDGRVYVSTQGGTVYALSVERTGDNSYEVVNEVEIDAIEDIPNHDDLGNLESGQDDRQITGLTVGGTAENPVVYVSSSDPEISVGQDDDTTDTNSGAISRLTIDAGSDETLQTSDITHEVLVLGLPRSEENHATNGLDLSADGDTLYAAQGGHTNKGAPGDNFGHTPEYALSAAILEIDLAQIEGMSADSHQTYDSDYPDLPFYYALPTIGDDEVLPFGGDDGANQAELVEDGPVQIYSPGYRNPYDLVVAESGQVYVADHGPNGGWGGQPADQNGDTVADAASVTNHPNEDGSYSTSDQLVKVDEGDYGGHPAPIRANPTGADLYDANGDVSLDITESNSPVPESMVDPRQADYIPPTAGSPDPGAPAGSANTMEDQSGNKVLFAPTGGTAQYTASNFGGAMEGDLLQVELGGSIKRVELSADGSTVTNVETVGNTNGPLGISAQDDDEVFGGTIWIANHGGDDITVFEPADYGSDDGDGDDGAGDTCTGADDASLDEDGDGYDNADEIDAGTDPCSASSTPVDFDDDGTSNLNDPDDDNDGLDDTEDPFAVDPDNGLDTTAPVQHDLSELSLFGENGQGWTGVMTNGQDYQDLYDPTEMTVGGAAEVLTVEEVPQGDAYAGTNTQQYGFQFGVDTPDEPFVVETTVASFPENPEDYQSAGLFIGTGDQSNYVKLVAAADGGDGGVEFAQEVDDSFDGQMTGESAVTGNDVTLRMTVEPTTDPAPNNGVDEVAVTAEYEVDGTTTEVGTTAMPASWLDTSDGVAPAVGIISTSNGASSTFPATWTQISVDYVNPPANEPPTADAGADQTVEEGTQATLDASGSQDPDGDQLGYTWTQTDGQDVDLSVNDGEQTTFTAPDVGSETTLTFQVSVSDGQDSDADSVNVTVQPSEDEPPAGDGMTVAEAVALGGENDSQIENAEIQQAISWWSAGSEVPDTGGETITNAQIQQLINYWSTDAAVGDDGDDSDDGDDGTDTPASATIEVTPDTGTEASTYGGGSFTIENTGDEEVSSVTFDLSSSAMPDVVFDPNGTAGDSAAKGLNIDSESGDGVGVVSTDDGDVFSQPHNGVNGSDGYDVMTVEFDDFDPGESVSLSVDNDPTSIKDASLASQEAGPISGLELARSTVSVEYGDGGVQETQLFGDGSAGGAQATLDESVAPAPSIDVQDVDLDDGALRDHHGAATVSDADQTVTVSGEPGETVTLLHFEGELELTNVPEYDGTPGYDIDAYEANKIEQVDYETVTLDSNGEAEIPVTLLNSTDVGGYNYLVATHGEPGSDTGLASNVVVLKYEESAGDGDDDGAATSFAVNAGGDAYTAADGTEFQADTNFDGGTAFATGGSGTPADPEIANTDDDELYHTERYGDFSYDAPLADGTYEVTLHFAELYQGVANDGGEGDRLFDVSIEGQQVLDEYDIYAEAGGEHAAITETVTVEVTDGELNVDFSTVEDNAKVSAIEVEPADGDDGGDNAAPTIGSIADQTVTEGDSANVSVDTDDPDGDPVSLSVSGPDFVAVSNGEVTVTPASGDAGTYTVDVTADDGNGGTATESFQLTVEEQSSDDGASQQVLHRVNAGEGETIPATDDGPDWTGVADTSSPYLAAADGGNYGDGTIASTTANVPASTPDGVWDAERYGNMTWEFAVDAGEDVEVRLYLGNSFSGASEPGDRQFNVSIEGQQVLTQYDPVADVGHATGTMKSFTVTEDGDGTITVVFEQGAVENPEVRAIEILGPEDSDS, encoded by the coding sequence GTGGGTAGAAAACAGGTATTCGCGGTACTGTTCGCGGTACTGACGGCGACGTCGATGGCCGTCGGCACGGTCGCGGTCTCGGGGGGGGCCGCCGCCGCGGCGCCCGGCGATGTCGTTTACCGCGTGAACGCCGGCGGCTCGACCGTCGCCGCCGCCGACGGCGGCCCGGACTGGGCCGCCAGCGACGGAACGTACGTCTCCGGAGGGAACACGTACTCCCAGGACGTGAGCGTCTCGACGGACGCGAGCGTTCCAGGGTCGACGCCGACATCGGTGTTCACCTCGGAAGTGTACGGTAACCAGGAGTGGACCTTCTCGGAGAACATCCAGAGCGGCCAGCAGTACGAGGTCCGCCTGTACTTCGCCGAGATCTTCCATGGGGTTGACGGCGACGCCGGAGGCGAGGGGGACCGCGTCTTCGACGTCAGCGTCGAGGGCGAGACGGTCCTGGACGGCTACGACATCTACGCCGACGTCGGCGCGGCGACCGGAACGATGCAGTCGTTCACGGTGACGCCCGAGGACGGCGAGATCGACGTGGATCTCGCGACCGAGGTCGACAACGCGAAGATCTCCGCGATCGAGATCGTCGAGGCGGAGCCGCAGCCCGACACGCTCGGCGGCCCCTCGGACGCCGACTTCGGGTCGGTCGTCGTCGACGATTCCGCGACCGAGACGGTCACGGTGACCAACCTCGGCGCCGACGGCGACGGCGACATCACGATCACGGACGCGTCGGTGACCGGCACGGACGCGGGCGAGTTCTCGGTCGGCACCCCGTCGCAGACGACGCTTGCGCCCGGCGAGTCCGCGGACGTCCCCGTGACGTTCTCGCCGTCCAGCGTCGACCCGAAGAGCGCGACGCTGGAGGTGACCCACGACGGATCCAACAGCCCGTTGACGGTCGATCTCGCCGGCGAGGCGACGAGCGCGACGGAACCCAGCTTCGACAAGTCCACGCTGGAGGGATTCAGCGCGGGCAACCCGACCGCGATCGAGATCGGCCCGGACGGCCGGGTGTACGTCTCGACGCAGGGCGGCACCGTGTATGCGCTGTCGGTCGAGCGCACGGGTGACAACAGCTACGAAGTCGTCAACGAGGTCGAGATCGACGCGATCGAGGACATCCCGAACCACGACGACCTCGGGAACCTCGAATCCGGCCAGGACGACCGGCAGATCACCGGCCTGACGGTCGGCGGCACCGCCGAGAACCCGGTGGTGTACGTCTCCTCGAGCGACCCCGAGATCTCCGTCGGACAGGACGACGACACGACGGACACGAACTCCGGGGCCATCTCGAGGCTGACGATCGACGCCGGGAGCGACGAGACGCTGCAGACGAGCGATATCACGCACGAAGTGCTGGTGCTCGGGCTCCCGCGCTCGGAGGAGAACCACGCGACGAACGGGCTCGACCTCTCGGCGGACGGCGACACGCTGTACGCCGCCCAGGGCGGCCACACCAACAAGGGCGCGCCGGGCGACAACTTCGGCCACACGCCAGAGTACGCGCTGTCGGCGGCGATCCTCGAGATCGACCTGGCACAGATCGAGGGGATGTCCGCCGACAGCCACCAGACCTACGACAGCGATTATCCGGACCTGCCGTTCTACTACGCGTTGCCGACGATCGGCGACGACGAGGTCCTGCCGTTCGGCGGCGACGACGGCGCCAACCAGGCGGAGCTCGTCGAGGACGGGCCGGTCCAGATCTACTCGCCCGGCTACCGGAACCCGTACGACCTGGTCGTCGCGGAGAGCGGGCAGGTCTACGTCGCCGACCACGGTCCGAACGGCGGCTGGGGCGGCCAGCCCGCCGACCAGAACGGCGACACCGTCGCCGACGCCGCGTCGGTGACGAACCACCCGAACGAGGACGGCAGCTACTCCACGAGCGACCAGCTCGTGAAGGTCGACGAGGGGGACTACGGCGGCCACCCCGCGCCGATCCGTGCCAACCCGACCGGCGCCGACCTCTACGACGCGAACGGGGACGTGAGCCTCGACATCACGGAGTCGAACTCGCCGGTCCCCGAGAGCATGGTCGACCCGCGGCAGGCCGACTACATCCCGCCGACCGCCGGATCGCCCGACCCGGGCGCGCCCGCCGGCAGCGCGAACACGATGGAGGACCAGAGCGGGAACAAGGTCCTCTTCGCTCCGACCGGCGGGACGGCGCAGTACACCGCCTCGAACTTCGGCGGCGCGATGGAGGGCGACCTCCTGCAGGTCGAGCTCGGCGGCTCGATCAAGCGCGTCGAGTTGAGCGCCGACGGCTCGACGGTGACGAACGTCGAGACGGTCGGCAACACGAACGGACCGCTCGGCATCTCCGCCCAGGACGACGACGAGGTGTTCGGCGGGACGATCTGGATCGCCAACCACGGCGGCGACGACATCACGGTGTTCGAGCCGGCCGATTACGGGAGCGACGACGGTGACGGCGACGACGGCGCCGGCGACACCTGTACCGGCGCCGACGACGCCTCGCTCGACGAGGACGGCGACGGCTACGACAACGCCGACGAGATCGACGCCGGCACAGACCCGTGTTCGGCCAGCTCGACGCCCGTCGACTTCGACGACGACGGCACGTCGAACCTGAACGACCCCGACGACGACAACGACGGCCTCGACGACACCGAGGACCCGTTCGCGGTCGACCCGGACAACGGGCTCGACACGACGGCTCCCGTCCAGCACGACCTCTCCGAGCTGAGCCTGTTCGGCGAGAACGGGCAGGGCTGGACCGGCGTGATGACGAACGGGCAGGACTACCAGGACCTCTACGACCCGACGGAGATGACGGTCGGCGGTGCGGCCGAGGTGCTCACCGTCGAGGAGGTCCCACAGGGTGACGCGTACGCCGGCACGAACACCCAGCAGTACGGCTTCCAGTTCGGCGTCGACACGCCCGACGAGCCGTTCGTCGTCGAGACGACGGTCGCCTCGTTCCCGGAGAACCCGGAGGACTACCAGTCGGCCGGGCTGTTCATCGGGACCGGCGACCAGTCGAACTACGTCAAGCTCGTCGCCGCGGCCGACGGCGGCGACGGCGGCGTCGAGTTCGCCCAAGAGGTGGACGACTCCTTCGACGGCCAGATGACCGGGGAGAGCGCGGTCACGGGCAACGATGTCACGCTTCGAATGACCGTCGAACCGACGACGGACCCGGCGCCGAACAACGGCGTCGACGAAGTCGCGGTCACCGCCGAGTACGAGGTCGACGGCACCACGACCGAGGTCGGAACGACCGCGATGCCGGCGAGCTGGCTCGACACCTCCGACGGCGTCGCGCCCGCGGTCGGCATCATCTCGACGTCCAACGGCGCGAGCAGCACGTTCCCGGCAACGTGGACACAGATCTCCGTCGATTACGTGAACCCGCCCGCGAACGAGCCGCCCACGGCCGACGCGGGCGCCGACCAGACCGTCGAGGAGGGAACCCAGGCCACGCTCGACGCCTCCGGGTCACAGGACCCGGACGGTGACCAACTCGGGTACACGTGGACCCAAACGGACGGTCAAGACGTCGACCTCAGCGTGAACGACGGTGAGCAGACGACGTTCACCGCTCCCGACGTCGGATCGGAAACGACGCTGACCTTCCAGGTGAGCGTCTCGGACGGGCAGGACAGCGACGCCGACTCGGTGAACGTCACCGTGCAGCCCTCCGAGGACGAGCCGCCGGCAGGCGACGGGATGACCGTCGCGGAGGCGGTCGCACTGGGCGGCGAGAACGACTCGCAGATCGAGAACGCGGAGATCCAGCAGGCTATCAGCTGGTGGTCTGCCGGCAGCGAGGTCCCCGACACCGGCGGGGAGACCATCACCAACGCCCAGATCCAACAGCTCATCAACTACTGGTCGACTGACGCGGCCGTCGGCGACGACGGTGACGACTCCGACGACGGCGACGACGGCACCGACACGCCCGCCTCGGCGACGATCGAGGTCACGCCGGACACCGGCACCGAGGCGAGCACCTACGGCGGCGGCTCGTTCACGATCGAGAACACCGGCGACGAGGAGGTCTCCTCGGTCACCTTCGACCTCTCGTCGTCGGCGATGCCCGACGTGGTGTTCGACCCCAACGGAACGGCCGGCGATTCGGCCGCGAAGGGGCTGAACATCGACTCGGAGTCGGGTGACGGCGTCGGCGTCGTCAGCACCGACGACGGCGACGTCTTCAGCCAGCCGCACAACGGCGTGAACGGCTCCGACGGCTACGACGTGATGACCGTCGAGTTCGACGACTTCGACCCCGGCGAGTCGGTGTCCCTCTCGGTGGACAACGACCCGACGAGCATCAAGGACGCGAGCCTCGCCTCGCAGGAGGCCGGACCGATCTCCGGCCTCGAACTCGCCCGCTCCACCGTGAGCGTGGAGTACGGCGACGGCGGCGTTCAGGAGACACAGCTGTTCGGCGACGGGAGCGCGGGCGGCGCACAGGCGACGCTCGACGAGTCGGTCGCGCCGGCACCGAGCATCGACGTGCAGGACGTCGATCTCGACGACGGCGCGCTCCGCGACCACCACGGCGCGGCCACCGTGAGCGATGCCGACCAGACCGTGACCGTCTCCGGCGAGCCCGGCGAGACGGTCACGCTGCTTCACTTCGAGGGCGAACTCGAACTGACCAACGTCCCCGAGTACGACGGCACGCCCGGTTACGACATCGACGCCTACGAGGCCAACAAGATCGAGCAGGTCGACTACGAGACGGTCACGCTCGACTCGAACGGCGAGGCCGAGATACCCGTCACGCTACTCAACTCGACCGACGTCGGCGGCTACAACTACCTCGTGGCGACCCACGGCGAGCCCGGGTCCGACACCGGCCTCGCCTCGAACGTGGTCGTCCTGAAGTACGAGGAGAGCGCCGGCGACGGCGATGACGACGGTGCCGCCACCAGCTTCGCGGTGAACGCCGGCGGCGACGCCTACACCGCCGCCGACGGCACGGAGTTCCAGGCCGACACGAACTTCGACGGCGGCACGGCGTTCGCGACGGGAGGTTCGGGCACGCCCGCGGATCCCGAGATCGCGAACACCGACGACGACGAGCTGTACCACACCGAGCGGTACGGCGACTTCAGCTACGACGCCCCCCTCGCGGACGGCACCTACGAGGTCACGCTGCACTTCGCCGAGCTCTACCAGGGCGTGGCGAACGACGGCGGCGAGGGCGATCGGCTGTTCGACGTCTCGATCGAGGGTCAGCAGGTCCTCGACGAGTACGACATCTACGCGGAGGCCGGCGGTGAGCACGCGGCGATCACCGAGACCGTCACCGTGGAGGTCACCGACGGCGAGCTGAACGTCGACTTCAGCACCGTCGAGGACAACGCGAAGGTGTCGGCCATCGAGGTCGAGCCGGCCGACGGAGACGACGGCGGCGACAACGCCGCGCCGACCATCGGTTCCATCGCCGACCAGACTGTCACGGAGGGCGACTCCGCGAACGTCTCGGTCGATACCGACGACCCCGACGGCGACCCGGTGTCGCTGTCGGTGAGCGGTCCGGACTTCGTCGCCGTCTCGAACGGCGAGGTGACGGTCACCCCCGCGTCGGGTGACGCGGGGACCTACACGGTCGACGTGACGGCCGACGACGGCAACGGCGGAACGGCGACCGAGTCGTTCCAGCTCACCGTCGAGGAGCAGTCCTCAGACGACGGCGCCTCCCAGCAGGTGCTCCACCGCGTGAACGCGGGCGAGGGCGAGACGATCCCCGCGACCGACGACGGTCCCGACTGGACCGGCGTCGCGGACACGAGTTCGCCGTACCTCGCGGCTGCCGACGGCGGCAACTACGGCGACGGCACGATCGCCTCGACGACCGCGAACGTCCCGGCGAGCACTCCGGACGGAGTGTGGGACGCCGAGCGCTACGGGAACATGACGTGGGAGTTCGCGGTCGACGCCGGCGAGGACGTCGAGGTTCGACTCTACCTCGGTAACTCGTTCAGCGGCGCGAGCGAGCCCGGCGACCGCCAGTTCAACGTCTCGATCGAGGGTCAGCAGGTCCTGACGCAGTACGACCCCGTGGCCGACGTCGGTCACGCGACGGGGACGATGAAGAGCTTCACCGTCACCGAGGACGGCGACGGGACGATCACGGTCGTCTTCGAGCAAGGGGCGGTCGAGAACCCGGAGGTTCGGGCCATCGAGATCCTCGGACCGGAGGACAGCGACTCGTAG
- a CDS encoding PKD domain-containing protein, with amino-acid sequence MNDTARRHLRQTVATLVALSIVLSVLGPVGTVAADPSVSIDQTAGSDTVEPGETVTITTTLTAEDVNGPLVELDFPDGWEGTVTDSDGGAVNPQDDNGNVLSSNSPSIVWLSSGTYEVTTELQVPEDATPGEYTISTTGSGVDPTDDDSLANEDDEIDSTETTITVQDPDQNEDPTAAFTASPSSPDAGEGVSFDASGSSDADGSIASYEWDFGDGSTATGVSPSHTFDDAGEYDVTLTVTDDDGATATTTETVSVSEPEPANEPPTADAGADQTVDEGDAVTLDASDSSDADGSIASYSWTQTDGQSVDLSDADAAQPTFDAPAVDSDQQLTFEVDVTDDDGDTASDTVVVTVEAADEPPENQDPTADFSGPSNAETGESVSFDASASSDTDGSIASYEWDFGDGSTATGVSPSHTFDDAGEYDVTLTVTDDDGATATTTETVTVTAASDEPDNETPASTTMSLSPESELVAVGDTAEYDIVVDDVENGVGAYVLTVTVDDPSVASITDVELADVSDEDLTDVQIAEDGSSVTVEAVLVDTDDTGAVTVGTVTVESAGEGTTGVSLDVSELGDESGDPYEVTDTSGASLEASTLVVGESDSPAQDPDGDGDFEDINGDGTVDILDVQTLFADRDGEAVQNAPDAFDFNGDGEFTLLDIQALFAEETG; translated from the coding sequence ATGAACGATACAGCACGCAGACATCTCAGACAGACGGTCGCGACGCTCGTCGCGCTCTCGATCGTCCTCTCGGTCCTCGGACCGGTGGGGACGGTTGCGGCGGATCCGAGCGTCTCGATCGATCAGACTGCCGGCAGCGACACGGTCGAACCGGGAGAGACGGTGACGATCACGACGACGCTGACAGCGGAGGACGTTAACGGTCCGCTCGTCGAACTGGACTTCCCGGACGGCTGGGAAGGCACGGTTACCGACTCGGACGGCGGAGCGGTGAACCCGCAGGACGACAACGGTAACGTCCTCTCGTCGAACTCCCCGTCGATCGTCTGGCTCAGCTCGGGGACCTACGAGGTCACGACCGAGCTCCAGGTGCCGGAGGACGCGACTCCCGGCGAGTACACGATCTCGACCACGGGGTCGGGAGTCGACCCGACCGACGATGACTCGCTCGCCAACGAGGACGACGAGATAGACTCGACGGAGACGACCATCACGGTCCAGGACCCCGACCAGAACGAGGACCCCACGGCGGCGTTCACCGCGAGTCCGTCCTCGCCCGACGCGGGTGAGGGGGTCTCCTTCGACGCTTCCGGCTCCAGTGACGCCGACGGTTCGATCGCGAGCTACGAGTGGGACTTCGGTGACGGGTCGACCGCCACCGGTGTCTCGCCGTCGCACACCTTCGACGACGCCGGCGAGTACGACGTGACGCTCACGGTCACGGACGACGACGGCGCCACGGCGACGACCACGGAGACCGTCTCCGTGAGCGAGCCCGAGCCCGCGAACGAACCGCCGACGGCCGACGCGGGCGCCGACCAGACCGTCGATGAGGGCGACGCCGTGACGCTCGACGCGTCCGACTCCAGTGACGCCGACGGCTCGATCGCGAGCTACTCGTGGACGCAGACCGACGGCCAAAGCGTCGACCTGTCGGACGCCGACGCGGCGCAGCCGACGTTCGACGCCCCCGCGGTCGACTCCGACCAGCAGCTCACGTTCGAGGTCGACGTCACCGACGACGACGGCGACACGGCGAGCGACACGGTCGTCGTGACCGTCGAGGCCGCCGACGAACCGCCGGAGAACCAGGACCCGACGGCCGACTTCTCCGGCCCCTCGAACGCCGAGACCGGCGAGTCGGTGAGCTTCGACGCGTCCGCCTCGTCCGACACCGACGGTTCGATCGCGAGCTACGAGTGGGACTTCGGCGACGGGTCGACCGCGACCGGCGTCTCGCCGTCACACACGTTCGACGACGCCGGCGAGTACGACGTGACGCTCACCGTCACGGACGACGACGGCGCCACGGCGACGACCACGGAGACAGTCACCGTGACCGCGGCGTCCGACGAGCCCGACAACGAGACGCCCGCGTCGACGACGATGAGCCTCTCGCCCGAGAGCGAGCTCGTCGCCGTCGGCGACACCGCCGAGTACGATATCGTCGTCGACGACGTCGAGAACGGGGTCGGCGCGTACGTGCTGACCGTCACCGTCGACGACCCGAGCGTGGCCTCGATCACGGACGTCGAGCTCGCGGACGTCTCCGACGAGGACCTCACCGACGTGCAGATCGCCGAGGACGGCTCCTCGGTGACCGTCGAGGCGGTCCTGGTCGACACCGACGACACCGGAGCCGTGACCGTCGGAACGGTCACGGTGGAGTCCGCCGGGGAGGGGACAACGGGGGTCTCGCTCGACGTCTCCGAGCTCGGCGACGAGTCCGGCGACCCGTACGAGGTGACGGACACGTCCGGCGCCTCGCTCGAGGCGTCCACCCTCGTCGTCGGCGAGTCCGACAGCCCGGCGCAGGACCCGGACGGCGACGGCGACTTCGAGGACATCAACGGTGACGGCACCGTGGACATCCTCGACGTCCAGACGCTGTTCGCAGACCGAGACGGCGAGGCCGTGCAGAACGCGCCCGACGCGTTCGACTTCAACGGGGACGGCGAGTTCACGCTGCTCGACATTCAGGCGCTGTTCGCCGAGGAGACGGGGTGA